The nucleotide sequence AACAATGTATTTGAAGGCTGGACCAACCAGTCCGGCATTGAAAAGGTCAAACGTAAAATCCAGGAGCAGTACCTTGCCGTAGAGCTGAGCAAAATCAAATCCAAAGACTGGGTACTGGAAAATTATCTGAATACCATCAACCTTGGGCAGAATACTCTGGGCGTCCAGTCCGCCTCCCGCCGCTATTTTGGAAAAGACGTTTCCGAGCTGACCCTTTCCGAGGGAGCGGTCATCGCAGGGATTACCAAGAATCCTTCCGCCTACAATCCCGTCAGCCATCCGGAAGAAAATAAGAAGCGCCAGAAACAGGTGCTGAAAAATATGCGGGATCAGAACTATATTTCAGATGAGCAGTACGAAGAAGCCCTGAAAGACGACGTTTATTCCCGGATTCAGCAGGTAAATATTGAATATGCAGAAGAAAATCCCAATTCTTATTTCGTGGACGCGGTGATTGACCAGGTGGTACAGGACCTGGTGGAAAAGAAAGGCTACACGGATACTCAGGCATACAAGGCCATTTACAACAGCGGCCTTACCATTGAATCCACCCAGGACATGGCCATTCAGCAGGTCTGCGACGAGGAAGTCAATAATCCGGATAATTACTCCACCGCCGCAAAATATTCCTTTTCCTACCGGCTTACCGTGGAAAAAAAAGACGGTACCATGAAGAATTACAGCGACCAGACCATGATTTCCTATTACAGCGCCGCCTCCCCGGACTATTCTCTGAATTTCTCCAGCCAGGAAGAAGCTCAGGCCGCCATCGACGCCTACAAAGCCGAAATTATGGAAAGCGGGGACACCATTCCGGAAGGAGGGGAATCTGTGGTATTCACTCTGCAGCCCCAGGCGGCTGTTACCATCATAGACCAGTATACCGGGGATGTGAAAGCCATCGTGGGCGGCCGGGGAGACAAGACCGGAAGCCGGACCCTGAACCGGGCCACCGATACCTCCAGACAGCCCGGCTCCACCTTTAAGGTACTGGCAGCCTACGCACCGGCTCTTGACACTGCCGGCATGACCCTTGCCACCGTGCAGGATGACGCACCTTTTTCCTATTCCAACGGAACTTCCCTGCGCAACTATGACGACAGTTACCGGGGATTCACCACCATCCGTTACGCCATCACCAAATCCATCAACGTGGTGACAGTAAAAACACTGGCAGATATCTCCCCCCAGACCGGTTATGATTATCTGAAAAATTTTGGCTTCACCACCCTGAAGGAGGAAGACATTGTGGAATCCCTGGCTCTGGGCGGCATTACTCAGGGTGTGACCAATCTGGAACTGACCGGCGCCTACGCCACCATTGCCGATGGAGGCACTTATATTAAACCCAGATTTTATAACAGGATTCTGGACCACAACGGCAACGTGCTGATTGACAACAGCCCGGAAACCCATACCGTATTAAAGGAAAGTACCGCTTATCTGCTGACTTCCGCCATGGAGGATGTGGTCAATGTGGGAACAGGAGGGGCCGTCAACTTCGGCAACATGCCCATTGCAGGAAAAACAGGAACCACCACAAAGAACCGGGACGTGCTGTTTGCAGGCTTTACTCCCTATTATACCTGTACGGTATGGTGCGGCTATGATGACAACAGCCCCCAGGAGGGCGCCCTTACAGCCAATCCCAAAACACTCTGGAAAAATATTATGGGCCGCCTTCATGAAAATCTGGAGTATAAGGAATTTACCCGGCCGGAAGGCATCGTGACAGCCGACGTCTGCAAAAAATCCGGGAAACTGGCGGTAGAAGGCCTGTGTGACATGGACCCGCGGGGCAGCATGGTGGAAACAGAACTTTTTGCCGCAGGAACCGTTCCCAACGAGTACTGCGACCATCATGTAAGCGCCACCATCTGTACGGCCTCCGGTATGCTTGCAAATGAATTCTGTCCGGAAGAAAACCGGCAGAGCGGTATCTATATCGTTGGAGGTTCCCCGGATACGGACGACGGCCCTTACCTGCTGTCCGATTCCCTGAGTCAGGAAAATTACTGTACCATCCACACAGCAGCCTCTGTAATTCCTGAAATTCCGGAAATCAATCTTCCTTCTGACAATAACAAAAAGCCGGACAAAAACGACAAAAACGACAAAAACGACAACGACAGGGACGACAGCGAGCAGGACAGGAATGACCAGGAGCTGGAAGAACCAGAGGAACCGGAACCTCCGGAGAATGACACGGAAGAACCGGAGCCTCCGGAAAATGACACCGGGGAAAACACCCCCTGAACGTCCCTTAAGCCTCAGGCAGGAACTGCGCCTGCAGCGGACTGCCTGGCAGGCGGTCTGCGGCCTGTTTAAAGAGACCTGCGCCGAACTGTTGCAGATTTTGTGTCCTTTCCGGAAGAACAGATTGCGTATTGCGCCGCAGTTATGATATGATATGATAAATAAAAGAATACGTTCTATGATAAATCACAGTGAGGAGGATATTAAAGTGAGATTAGTGACACGTTCCGATTTTGACGGCCTGGTATGCGGAGCACTGCTTTTAGAGGCAGGCATTATTGACACCTGGAAATTTGCACATCCAAAGGATTTACAGGATGGTCTGGTGGAAATCAATGAGAACGACTGTCTGGCAAATGTACCTTTTGTGGAAGGCTGCGGACTGTGGTTCGACCATCATTCCAGCGAACATGAGCGGCTGGAGCTGGAAGGAAAATATAAAGGTGAGAGCAGGATTACCCCTTCCTGTGCCAGGATTATTTATGAGTATTACGGAGGCAGCGAACGTTTTCCCCAGTTCGGAGAAATGATGGAAGCGGTAGACAAGGTAGATTCCGGCAACCTGACCATAGAGGAAGTACTTCATCCCTCCGGATGGATCCTGGTTGGCTTTCTGATGGACCCCAGAACCGGACTTGGAAGATGGCGCCAGTTTTCCATTTCCAACTACCAGTTGATGGAAAAGCTCATGGAAGCATGTCGCACCATGTCCACAACGGAGATTCTGGAACTTCCGGATGTGAAGGAACGAATTGAAGTATACTGGGAACAGACGGAAAAGTTTAAGGAAATGGTAGAAAAGTATACGCGGACAGAAGGAAATGTGATTATTTCTGATTTAAGAGGTGTGGAGCCCATCTATACGGGAAACCGCTTTATGATTTACAGTATGTATCCGGAACAGAATATTTCCGCATGGATTGTCAGCGGCCGGGGCGGACAGGGCTGTTCTGCTGCTGTGGGCTACAGCATTCTGAACCGTACCTGTGAAGTAAATGTGGGCAGCCTGATGCTGAAATACCAGGGCGGCGGACACCGGAAAGTAGGCACATGCCAGTTTTCAGAAGAAACCATGCACACGGAACTGCCGAAAATGCTGGAAGAACTCTGTAAAATGGCAAATCAGACAGCATAATCTGTCCGCTTATTATTTCCTGCCGGAAGAAGGCGCTGTAAAATCATCTGTCCGGATGATTTTACAGCGCCTCTTTTTATCTTACAGGAAAGACCTTGCCACGCTAAAGCGTGAAAGTGTCTTCCCATAAGATAAAAGTAATATGCGGACCTGTCCGCTTTGTTGCCGCAGAAATCAGATTTCTGCCTGCTCTGTCTGTGCAGGCTGTCTGGCGGCTACTTCCATATAATAAACAACTTTTTCATCGCTGATACTCTGGTTAAACCGGTCTGCAAAGCACTCCAGTATATTCTGGGTTACCCCGGTCATCACCCTTGCTGTCCGGTTCTCGTGGGCCTCTCCCCAGACCTTCTCCGGGAACACACCTTCTACTCTTAC is from Lachnospiraceae bacterium JLR.KK002 and encodes:
- a CDS encoding exopolyphosphatase; translated protein: MRLVTRSDFDGLVCGALLLEAGIIDTWKFAHPKDLQDGLVEINENDCLANVPFVEGCGLWFDHHSSEHERLELEGKYKGESRITPSCARIIYEYYGGSERFPQFGEMMEAVDKVDSGNLTIEEVLHPSGWILVGFLMDPRTGLGRWRQFSISNYQLMEKLMEACRTMSTTEILELPDVKERIEVYWEQTEKFKEMVEKYTRTEGNVIISDLRGVEPIYTGNRFMIYSMYPEQNISAWIVSGRGGQGCSAAVGYSILNRTCEVNVGSLMLKYQGGGHRKVGTCQFSEETMHTELPKMLEELCKMANQTA
- a CDS encoding PBP1A family penicillin-binding protein, which encodes MNYGKKGVSRKEKQITSTATLVRKKFSVIFFKTLLICFLAAVVIGGCAGIGIFKGIIDSAPDISDIDPTPTGYLSVVLDNQGKQTAKLVASGSNRVYVTLDEIPKDVQHAFVAIEDERFYEHNGIDLKGIIRAGFKGISNGFHFSQGASTITQQLLKNNVFEGWTNQSGIEKVKRKIQEQYLAVELSKIKSKDWVLENYLNTINLGQNTLGVQSASRRYFGKDVSELTLSEGAVIAGITKNPSAYNPVSHPEENKKRQKQVLKNMRDQNYISDEQYEEALKDDVYSRIQQVNIEYAEENPNSYFVDAVIDQVVQDLVEKKGYTDTQAYKAIYNSGLTIESTQDMAIQQVCDEEVNNPDNYSTAAKYSFSYRLTVEKKDGTMKNYSDQTMISYYSAASPDYSLNFSSQEEAQAAIDAYKAEIMESGDTIPEGGESVVFTLQPQAAVTIIDQYTGDVKAIVGGRGDKTGSRTLNRATDTSRQPGSTFKVLAAYAPALDTAGMTLATVQDDAPFSYSNGTSLRNYDDSYRGFTTIRYAITKSINVVTVKTLADISPQTGYDYLKNFGFTTLKEEDIVESLALGGITQGVTNLELTGAYATIADGGTYIKPRFYNRILDHNGNVLIDNSPETHTVLKESTAYLLTSAMEDVVNVGTGGAVNFGNMPIAGKTGTTTKNRDVLFAGFTPYYTCTVWCGYDDNSPQEGALTANPKTLWKNIMGRLHENLEYKEFTRPEGIVTADVCKKSGKLAVEGLCDMDPRGSMVETELFAAGTVPNEYCDHHVSATICTASGMLANEFCPEENRQSGIYIVGGSPDTDDGPYLLSDSLSQENYCTIHTAASVIPEIPEINLPSDNNKKPDKNDKNDKNDNDRDDSEQDRNDQELEEPEEPEPPENDTEEPEPPENDTGENTP